The following proteins are encoded in a genomic region of Dyadobacter sp. UC 10:
- a CDS encoding carboxymuconolactone decarboxylase family protein: MAHITLPDESLPGIVGLFNFRPQTAEPLQQLAETLLRGDSPLTSGERELIAAYVSHLNNCHFCHTSHASAAMAHLDCDLSLIDDIKNGFQQIEISTKLRALLDIAAKVQKSGKEVGDGDIASARLAGATDKEIHDTVLIAAAFCMFNRYVDGLGTWAPKDNEAYREMGQRMAFTGYVRFPVSQD; the protein is encoded by the coding sequence ATGGCACATATTACCCTGCCCGACGAATCGCTTCCGGGTATAGTAGGACTTTTTAATTTCCGGCCGCAAACTGCCGAACCTTTGCAACAGCTCGCCGAAACGCTGCTCAGAGGTGATTCTCCGCTCACCAGCGGAGAGCGCGAGCTGATCGCCGCCTACGTTTCGCATTTGAACAATTGTCATTTCTGCCACACGTCGCACGCATCGGCTGCGATGGCGCACCTGGATTGCGACCTGAGCCTGATCGACGACATCAAAAATGGTTTTCAGCAAATCGAAATCTCTACCAAACTACGCGCGCTTCTTGACATTGCGGCAAAAGTGCAAAAGAGTGGAAAGGAAGTTGGGGACGGGGATATTGCGAGCGCACGTTTAGCAGGAGCGACCGACAAAGAGATCCACGATACAGTACTGATCGCCGCAGCATTCTGCATGTTCAACAGGTATGTGGACGGATTGGGTACCTGGGCGCCGAAAGACAACGAGGCTTATCGCGAGATGGGGCAACGTATGGCATTCACTGGTTATGTAAGGTTTCCGGTTTCTCAGGATTAA
- a CDS encoding carboxymuconolactone decarboxylase family protein, with protein MPHIPLPDHLPGITGLLEYSKETAHPIRVLTQFLLRGENTLTEGERELIATVVSHGNECRFCTAAHTAIADVLLGESETCELVKKDIDTAPVSEKMKSLLKIAKMVQVSGQAVTPVSIANAKNAGATDTEIHDTVLIAALFCLYNRYVDGMATVAPADPQFYLGLGQRLKEHGYNRLPNGYDHLKK; from the coding sequence ATGCCACATATTCCACTACCTGATCATTTGCCAGGTATCACCGGCTTGCTCGAATACAGTAAAGAAACTGCGCACCCAATCCGCGTGCTTACCCAGTTTTTATTAAGGGGCGAGAACACCCTGACAGAGGGAGAGCGTGAGCTGATCGCGACGGTGGTGTCGCATGGGAATGAATGCAGATTCTGCACAGCGGCGCATACCGCTATTGCGGACGTGCTGCTGGGCGAAAGCGAAACTTGCGAGCTGGTTAAGAAAGATATTGACACCGCTCCTGTAAGCGAGAAAATGAAATCACTGCTGAAAATCGCGAAAATGGTGCAGGTGAGCGGACAAGCTGTAACCCCGGTATCTATTGCGAATGCGAAAAATGCGGGCGCTACCGATACTGAAATCCACGACACGGTGCTGATCGCCGCCCTGTTTTGCCTATACAACCGCTATGTAGACGGAATGGCGACTGTCGCTCCTGCCGATCCGCAGTTTTACCTCGGGCTCGGACAACGTTTAAAAGAACACGGTTATAACCGTTTGCCCAATGGTTATGATCATTTGAAAAAATAA
- a CDS encoding RNA polymerase sigma factor produces the protein MENLTEILAGCRRRDRKSQEKLYRQFYPVLFALCRNFFEEKHDILTAINNGMLKVFQNIDQYEPAKGEFFSWTYTTVRNAALTLLRDRKTQTFDYQEIADFMGFESGENPFEQLAAGDIHIYLLQLPVATRRICGLFYLDGFAVKEIAEALRISEGTVKWHLSESRMKLRVIFEKSL, from the coding sequence TTGGAGAACCTAACAGAAATATTGGCCGGTTGCCGTCGCAGGGACCGCAAAAGTCAGGAAAAATTGTACCGGCAATTTTATCCTGTCCTTTTTGCGCTTTGCAGGAATTTCTTTGAGGAAAAGCACGACATACTTACTGCGATCAATAACGGAATGTTAAAGGTTTTCCAAAACATCGACCAGTATGAACCTGCGAAGGGCGAATTTTTCAGCTGGACTTATACCACCGTAAGGAATGCGGCATTGACGCTGCTGCGGGATCGCAAAACACAGACTTTCGACTATCAGGAAATCGCAGATTTCATGGGTTTTGAATCTGGCGAAAACCCTTTTGAGCAGCTGGCAGCCGGGGATATTCACATTTATTTATTACAACTCCCCGTCGCGACGAGACGGATATGCGGGTTGTTTTATCTGGATGGATTTGCTGTGAAAGAAATTGCAGAGGCTTTGCGGATCAGTGAAGGGACCGTCAAATGGCATTTGAGCGAAAGCCGGATGAAGCTCAGGGTTATCTTTGAAAAATCACTTTAA
- a CDS encoding DUF3179 domain-containing (seleno)protein translates to MKKLFYIGITGILLYEIAKVYFIMPMPGSQQMNSIDAAYFLHTWRWAFRIVFWVMILVGSLSVFTGKLKWLPGLLLILAAGITYATNYEMAADTMFYQPQTVFMQDAAANKIDLERLVIGTEVNGEAKAYPIQFIGYHHQVRDTLGGKPIMVTYCTVCRTGRVFEPIVDGKIENFRLVGMDHFNAMFEDETTGSWWRQANGEAITGPSKGKTLPELATTQTSLGQWLKLHPQSKVMQPDPVYQAKYDSMSRYESGKNKSILTRADSLPWKDKSWIVGVQTKDGSKAFDWRRLGKEKAINEQVGSVPVLVTIAEDNKSFFAFERPDRQESYSIRNDTIFGKNASYDLLGKRLGGLGQNLTRINAYQEYWHSWRTFHPETKQY, encoded by the coding sequence ATGAAAAAGCTATTCTACATAGGTATAACCGGCATTCTGCTTTACGAAATCGCAAAAGTGTATTTCATCATGCCGATGCCCGGCAGCCAGCAGATGAACAGCATTGATGCGGCCTACTTTCTGCACACCTGGCGCTGGGCTTTTCGGATCGTGTTCTGGGTGATGATTTTGGTCGGTTCACTTTCTGTTTTTACGGGTAAATTAAAATGGCTGCCCGGCCTGTTGCTGATACTGGCGGCGGGAATAACCTACGCTACCAACTACGAAATGGCCGCGGATACGATGTTCTATCAGCCGCAAACCGTATTCATGCAGGATGCTGCTGCGAATAAAATCGACCTGGAAAGACTGGTGATCGGCACGGAAGTAAATGGAGAAGCGAAAGCTTATCCGATCCAGTTCATCGGCTACCACCACCAGGTCCGCGATACGCTGGGTGGAAAGCCGATCATGGTAACCTACTGTACTGTCTGTCGCACGGGAAGAGTTTTTGAACCAATAGTCGACGGAAAGATTGAAAATTTCAGGCTCGTCGGAATGGACCATTTTAATGCGATGTTCGAAGACGAAACCACCGGCAGCTGGTGGCGGCAGGCGAATGGTGAGGCTATTACCGGACCATCGAAAGGAAAAACATTACCCGAGCTGGCCACTACGCAGACTTCACTGGGCCAGTGGCTCAAATTACATCCGCAAAGCAAAGTAATGCAGCCCGATCCCGTCTACCAGGCTAAATACGATTCCATGAGCCGCTATGAATCAGGGAAAAACAAGTCGATACTCACGCGCGCCGATTCGCTTCCGTGGAAAGATAAATCGTGGATCGTGGGCGTTCAGACCAAAGACGGCAGTAAAGCATTTGACTGGCGCAGGTTGGGGAAAGAGAAGGCGATTAATGAGCAGGTAGGATCGGTTCCTGTTTTAGTAACTATTGCAGAAGACAACAAGAGCTTTTTTGCATTTGAAAGACCGGATAGGCAGGAAAGCTATTCAATCCGGAACGATACGATTTTTGGGAAGAATGCGAGCTATGACCTGTTGGGAAAGCGGCTTGGCGGCTTGGGGCAAAATTTGACGCGGATCAATGCATACCAGGAATACTGGCACAGCTGGCGCACATTCCACCCGGAAACGAAACAGTATTAA
- a CDS encoding cupin domain-containing protein, which produces MPFINFNSKKIIKIWDGIYGTMAHSEQQTFGHFTIDSGTVLPEHSHFHEQWCHVLEGELEFDIAGEKMLLTSGMTAYIPSHAPHSAVAHTRCKVIDCFTPARQDFVELEKQDQ; this is translated from the coding sequence ATGCCTTTCATCAATTTCAATTCGAAGAAAATTATAAAAATCTGGGATGGGATATATGGCACAATGGCTCATTCCGAGCAACAAACTTTCGGCCACTTTACGATCGACAGCGGAACAGTACTTCCCGAGCACAGCCATTTCCACGAACAATGGTGCCACGTGCTGGAAGGTGAGCTAGAATTTGATATTGCCGGGGAAAAAATGTTGCTAACAAGCGGGATGACTGCCTATATTCCTTCGCATGCGCCTCATTCGGCGGTTGCCCATACCCGATGCAAGGTGATAGACTGCTTCACGCCAGCACGTCAGGATTTTGTCGAACTCGAAAAGCAGGATCAGTAG
- a CDS encoding TonB-dependent receptor family protein, whose amino-acid sequence MKYIFYTLPLLLAASISAFGQNEKKHFDKVLDLNEVTIEQRKNTIHTERLPDVHNTYITAGKKSEVVQLEGVNGNIAEKTGRHIFAKIPGVFVYDMDGSGNQINISTRGLDPHRSWEYNIRQNGVITNSDMYGYPASHYSPAMESVQRVELVRGTASLQFGAQFGGMINYVTKAPDTTRAFTFETINSAGSFGLFSSYNAIGGKVGKLTYQAYFQTRHSKGYRKNAKSDAQSQFVSLSYEVTPSLRIKAELGRSKYIYQIPGPLTDAMFEADPRQSTRSRNYFNPDIYIPSIVLDWKISPATQLKFTNSGVYGARNSVMFDAFANVPDTISAITKSYRTRQVDIDNFKSFTSELRLLHQYQFAGINNVVSGGVQYMHNKLRRRQQGKGTTGSDFDLTLTDPTFGRDLYMTTDNIALFIENMIYLTPQWTVSPGFRIESGATDMTGRISYYDPGNLPNTIKHQFPLFGISSQYRISSNSRAYAGFSQAYRPVVFKDIIPASVLERVDKNLKDAYGYNLEAGVSGNVKDVLKYDISVFQLLINHRMGTVSMRDENNNAYLLRTTTGDSRTRGVEAYLEYTPFKTSSGALPTELSVFTSTSYFDAQYIKGNAIVNNENTSVAGNRVEGVPTWISRNGIQFQYKKLSSTLQYSYVSSNFANPLNTVEPSANGTIGKVPGYGLLDLNATLRLGTAYTLRMGVNNITNKQYFTKRPTMYPGAGIWTSDGRSFQVSVGIKI is encoded by the coding sequence ATGAAATACATTTTTTACACCCTTCCTTTACTTTTGGCGGCAAGTATCAGTGCTTTTGGGCAAAATGAAAAAAAACACTTTGATAAAGTGCTGGACCTCAATGAAGTGACGATTGAGCAGCGAAAGAATACAATCCATACAGAGCGCCTTCCCGATGTTCACAATACTTATATTACCGCTGGCAAAAAGAGTGAAGTGGTTCAATTGGAGGGAGTTAACGGGAATATTGCTGAAAAAACAGGCAGGCATATTTTCGCTAAAATTCCGGGGGTATTTGTTTATGATATGGATGGAAGCGGAAACCAGATCAATATTTCCACCCGCGGCCTGGACCCGCACCGGTCGTGGGAATACAACATCCGGCAAAACGGCGTGATTACCAATTCGGATATGTACGGTTACCCGGCGAGTCATTACAGTCCCGCCATGGAATCGGTGCAGCGGGTTGAGCTGGTGCGCGGTACTGCTTCGCTGCAATTCGGTGCGCAGTTTGGGGGGATGATCAACTACGTAACGAAGGCTCCGGACACGACACGCGCTTTTACATTTGAAACCATCAATTCTGCCGGTTCTTTTGGACTTTTCAGCTCTTACAATGCGATTGGAGGGAAAGTAGGGAAGTTGACTTACCAGGCATATTTTCAGACGCGGCATTCAAAAGGGTATCGTAAAAACGCGAAATCCGACGCGCAGTCGCAGTTTGTGAGTTTGTCTTATGAAGTAACGCCTTCCCTGCGGATCAAAGCAGAACTGGGGCGTTCGAAGTACATTTACCAAATCCCGGGCCCGCTGACCGATGCGATGTTTGAAGCTGATCCAAGGCAGTCGACGCGCTCACGCAATTATTTTAATCCTGACATTTATATTCCTTCCATTGTATTAGACTGGAAGATCAGTCCCGCTACCCAGCTCAAATTCACTAATTCAGGCGTTTACGGCGCGCGGAACAGTGTGATGTTTGATGCATTTGCCAATGTGCCTGATACGATCAGCGCTATAACTAAATCCTATCGCACGCGGCAGGTGGATATTGATAATTTCAAAAGTTTCACCTCCGAGCTGCGCCTTTTGCATCAATACCAGTTTGCCGGCATTAACAATGTCGTTTCCGGCGGCGTCCAATATATGCACAACAAACTGCGCAGGCGGCAGCAGGGTAAAGGAACAACCGGCAGCGATTTCGACCTGACACTGACCGACCCAACTTTTGGTCGTGACCTATACATGACGACCGATAACATCGCCCTTTTTATCGAAAATATGATCTATCTAACCCCGCAGTGGACAGTCTCGCCGGGTTTCAGGATTGAGAGCGGCGCTACGGATATGACAGGGAGAATATCTTATTACGATCCGGGAAACCTTCCCAACACGATTAAACACCAGTTTCCATTATTCGGGATCAGTTCGCAATACAGGATCAGTAGCAACAGCCGCGCCTATGCCGGATTTTCGCAGGCATACCGGCCGGTCGTTTTCAAGGATATTATTCCGGCATCGGTATTGGAACGCGTGGATAAAAATCTGAAAGATGCATACGGATACAATCTGGAAGCGGGCGTGAGCGGCAATGTAAAAGATGTTCTGAAATATGATATCAGTGTATTCCAGTTGCTGATCAATCACCGGATGGGGACGGTTTCCATGCGGGATGAAAATAACAACGCATATTTATTGCGCACAACCACGGGCGACAGTCGCACGCGGGGAGTAGAGGCTTATCTTGAATATACTCCCTTCAAAACTTCCAGCGGGGCTTTGCCCACCGAGCTTTCCGTTTTTACCTCAACATCCTATTTCGACGCACAATACATCAAGGGAAATGCGATCGTGAACAATGAAAATACCAGCGTGGCCGGCAATAGGGTAGAAGGTGTGCCCACCTGGATTTCCCGGAACGGTATTCAGTTTCAATACAAAAAGCTTTCCTCGACGCTGCAATACAGTTATGTCAGTTCCAACTTCGCTAACCCGCTCAATACGGTAGAACCTTCCGCAAACGGGACGATCGGTAAAGTGCCGGGTTATGGATTATTGGATCTGAATGCGACTCTGCGTCTCGGCACTGCCTACACTTTGCGAATGGGTGTAAACAATATCACGAACAAACAATACTTTACAAAACGGCCTACTATGTATCCCGGTGCGGGAATCTGGACTTCGGACGGACGTAGTTTTCAGGTTTCGGTAGGGATTAAAATTTAA
- a CDS encoding pyridoxamine 5'-phosphate oxidase family protein: MAEKTLQDVAEIMKDLDICMLTTTTSNGMLASRPMSNNRQVEYDGNSHFFTWEGSRMVSDIEMDNGVNLSFQGGQDIFISITGRADVTRSREKMEEHWVEELDAWFEEGLDTPGLAMITVAAKQIKYWQGEEEGEVKF, translated from the coding sequence ATGGCAGAGAAAACATTGCAGGACGTAGCCGAGATTATGAAGGATCTCGATATTTGTATGCTTACTACCACAACTTCCAACGGAATGCTCGCTTCCCGGCCTATGAGCAACAACCGGCAGGTCGAATACGATGGGAACTCCCACTTTTTTACCTGGGAGGGGTCGAGAATGGTCAGTGACATTGAAATGGACAATGGTGTTAACCTGAGTTTCCAGGGCGGGCAGGACATTTTTATCTCAATTACCGGAAGAGCTGATGTGACCCGCAGCCGCGAGAAAATGGAAGAGCATTGGGTAGAAGAGTTGGACGCCTGGTTCGAAGAAGGGCTGGATACACCCGGCCTTGCTATGATCACCGTTGCTGCAAAGCAGATCAAATATTGGCAGGGCGAAGAGGAGGGAGAGGTAAAATTCTAA
- a CDS encoding TonB-dependent receptor, with translation MKKHLLLLSLLFCIAFSQIAKAQSTKIQGHIYDNESQKPVSGASVSVKGKNTGAVTNADGLFELNTSLPATLVISLVGYARQEAVVATAENLRINLVPAIEELNQVVVTASRVEESILRSPVSIEKMDARAIQQTPSANFYDGLINMKSLDMVTSSLTYKQINTRGFNTTGNSRFLQLVDGVDNQPSGLGFAMGNLFGPHDIDVESAELIPGAASALYGPIAFNGMLNTRTKNPFEYQGLSAQTKFGVNHINDGTDLGAKPMYDLAVRYAKAFNDKFAFKVNASYLKGTDWYANDYTDIDPNTPAANRGPNNPGKNLLNIYGDEVAQTLPEIGRVSRTGYEEKDLATYGVYSLKLNAALHYRITDKLEAIYQGNFNQGTAQYTGSNRFVINDFKFIQHKLELKGSNFYVRAYSNKEISTNSYNTRALGQHINRTWVKDLAGATVMPDKADATWFERYAAAYNGTISGVTTKDHNAARSFADEGRILPGSDAFNTSKDLLIKTRGLSGAGILSECSLRHVEGMYDFSSALKVFNLQIGGNYRKYFLNTGGTLFDDKDKNLTNQEYGVFAQASKSLWKERLKITLSGRYDKNENFDGRFTPRASAVFSPTENHHFRASYQTGFRNPTVSDQFIKLNVGPIIILGGAPVNSQGLNAYENSVTIASFGAFASAFGADMQQGTPFPQAVAKNKDKLVKSNVPYIKSEKVKSYEVGYKGLFGKKFLFDINYYYSQYTDFMINTVVARAKSDILLADGTVNPAAAAELLGADRQLFQLYTNAADQVSIQGVSAGVTYSLPRNYKLSGNATWIDFNIGDADKNNIPAFNTPEWKTNVIFGNPRLTDKLGFNIAWHWQAAFDWYGTFTENAPGKVQAYNLLDAQISYRIPSLKTTVKVGGSNITNKYIVQAYGSPAVGGLYYVSLNFDQLFR, from the coding sequence ATGAAAAAACATTTACTCCTATTATCCCTGCTTTTCTGCATTGCGTTTTCACAAATAGCAAAAGCGCAATCGACTAAAATTCAGGGGCATATTTACGATAATGAATCTCAAAAACCGGTTTCAGGCGCGTCTGTTTCGGTGAAGGGAAAGAATACCGGGGCGGTTACAAATGCTGACGGTTTGTTTGAATTAAATACTTCACTGCCGGCTACACTGGTGATTTCACTGGTAGGATATGCGCGGCAGGAGGCAGTAGTCGCAACCGCGGAAAACCTGCGTATCAACCTGGTGCCGGCGATTGAAGAATTGAACCAGGTGGTAGTAACCGCGTCGCGGGTAGAAGAAAGTATCCTCCGCTCGCCGGTAAGTATTGAAAAAATGGATGCGCGGGCAATTCAGCAGACTCCTTCGGCTAATTTTTACGACGGGCTGATCAATATGAAATCGCTTGATATGGTCACCAGCAGCCTTACTTACAAGCAGATCAATACGCGGGGGTTTAATACTACCGGTAACAGCCGCTTTTTGCAGCTGGTCGACGGGGTGGATAACCAGCCTTCGGGCCTCGGTTTTGCGATGGGAAATCTGTTTGGTCCGCATGATATTGATGTGGAAAGCGCTGAGCTGATCCCGGGCGCGGCGTCTGCGTTATATGGTCCGATCGCATTTAACGGAATGCTGAATACACGCACCAAAAATCCATTTGAATACCAGGGCCTGAGCGCACAGACAAAATTTGGCGTCAATCATATTAACGACGGAACGGACCTGGGCGCCAAGCCGATGTACGATCTGGCGGTCAGATATGCGAAAGCATTCAACGACAAATTCGCATTCAAGGTCAATGCTTCCTATTTGAAAGGAACTGACTGGTATGCAAATGATTACACGGATATTGACCCTAATACACCGGCCGCAAACCGCGGACCGAATAACCCGGGTAAAAATCTGCTGAACATTTACGGCGACGAAGTGGCGCAAACGCTGCCGGAAATAGGAAGAGTGTCAAGGACGGGTTACGAAGAAAAAGACCTGGCTACTTACGGAGTGTATAGTCTGAAACTCAATGCAGCTTTGCATTATCGCATTACCGACAAGCTGGAAGCGATTTACCAGGGGAATTTCAACCAGGGGACAGCGCAGTACACAGGTAGTAACCGGTTTGTGATCAATGATTTTAAATTCATCCAGCATAAACTCGAACTGAAGGGCAGCAATTTTTACGTACGCGCCTATTCCAACAAGGAAATTTCGACTAATTCCTATAATACCCGCGCATTGGGCCAGCATATTAACCGCACCTGGGTGAAAGACCTTGCCGGCGCGACAGTTATGCCCGACAAAGCCGACGCAACCTGGTTTGAAAGATATGCAGCTGCCTATAATGGGACGATCAGCGGGGTTACTACCAAAGACCACAATGCCGCCCGTTCTTTCGCCGACGAAGGCAGGATATTGCCGGGCTCAGATGCATTTAATACCTCTAAAGATCTTTTGATCAAAACGCGCGGACTTTCAGGCGCTGGTATATTAAGCGAATGCAGCCTGCGCCACGTGGAAGGAATGTACGATTTCAGTTCTGCGTTGAAGGTTTTTAATCTGCAAATAGGAGGTAACTATCGCAAATATTTCCTCAATACCGGCGGGACACTTTTTGACGATAAGGATAAAAACCTCACTAACCAGGAGTACGGCGTATTTGCGCAGGCTTCCAAATCTTTGTGGAAAGAACGTTTGAAAATCACGCTTTCGGGTCGTTATGACAAAAATGAAAACTTCGACGGCAGATTTACACCCCGCGCATCCGCCGTTTTTTCTCCGACCGAAAACCATCATTTCCGCGCTTCATATCAAACTGGATTTCGTAACCCGACAGTCAGCGATCAGTTCATTAAGCTGAATGTCGGGCCGATCATCATTTTGGGTGGCGCACCGGTGAATTCGCAGGGACTGAATGCTTATGAAAATTCCGTAACCATCGCTTCGTTCGGTGCATTTGCAAGTGCTTTCGGCGCGGATATGCAGCAGGGAACTCCTTTTCCTCAGGCAGTTGCGAAAAATAAGGACAAGCTGGTCAAGTCCAATGTACCTTATATCAAATCGGAAAAAGTGAAAAGCTATGAAGTTGGCTACAAAGGTTTGTTTGGCAAAAAGTTCTTGTTTGATATCAATTACTATTACAGCCAGTACACCGACTTTATGATCAATACAGTCGTGGCGCGGGCGAAATCAGATATTCTATTAGCGGATGGAACGGTCAACCCTGCTGCTGCTGCCGAACTTCTGGGAGCCGACAGGCAACTGTTCCAGCTGTATACCAATGCGGCCGATCAGGTTTCCATTCAGGGCGTCAGCGCAGGCGTTACCTATTCGCTGCCGCGCAATTACAAGCTGAGCGGCAATGCGACGTGGATCGATTTCAATATAGGCGACGCGGACAAGAACAATATCCCAGCATTCAATACGCCGGAATGGAAAACCAATGTGATTTTCGGTAATCCGAGACTGACTGATAAACTCGGCTTCAACATCGCCTGGCACTGGCAGGCTGCATTTGACTGGTACGGAACATTCACCGAAAACGCACCCGGAAAAGTACAGGCTTACAACCTGCTCGACGCGCAGATCAGCTACCGCATTCCTTCGCTGAAAACGACGGTGAAAGTGGGCGGTTCCAATATCACCAACAAATACATCGTGCAGGCTTACGGTTCTCCGGCAGTGGGCGGATTGTATTATGTGAGTTTGAATTTCGATCAGTTATTCAGATAA
- a CDS encoding MFS transporter produces MQTLEITNIESKSVAGKWLAFGLCFVSYTLSGTVSTLMSVYLPVAIPELNGGAVSEAQLGEIGAYINALYLYGWMCGGLLFGIVSDRIGRVKSLTLVTALYGIFTCLVTIVPNWYTLLAFRFMTGMGVGGVLLISTVYISEIWEEKNRAVILGILAVCFPVGIVTTGSLNLIFSDWRSAFGIGIIPVITSLLIFLLAPESVKWKNLNIADKKSVALLTGENRANLISGSIIFGSVLIGLWGIFSWLPTWVQTLLATGENGQKERGLVMILLGSGGIIGGVFSGMLLNRFGKKRTLTGVFSSCLIICSILFLTNTKFSEIVYLETALLAFCFGISQGALSSYIPELFPVSIRGTATGFCFNVGRFFTATAVFFIGSLVSVLGGFGNALLVFTLPFLVALVVTARSK; encoded by the coding sequence ATGCAGACTTTGGAAATAACAAATATCGAATCGAAAAGCGTGGCCGGAAAATGGCTGGCATTTGGGTTGTGTTTTGTGAGCTATACGCTCAGCGGGACTGTTTCAACATTAATGTCGGTTTATCTGCCAGTCGCTATTCCCGAGTTGAACGGCGGCGCAGTGAGTGAGGCGCAGCTGGGTGAGATCGGGGCTTATATTAATGCACTATATCTCTACGGATGGATGTGCGGCGGGCTGCTATTCGGTATTGTGAGTGATCGCATCGGCCGGGTTAAGTCGCTGACGCTGGTTACCGCGCTTTACGGGATATTTACCTGCCTGGTAACCATTGTTCCAAACTGGTACACCTTGCTGGCTTTTCGTTTTATGACTGGAATGGGCGTAGGCGGTGTTTTGCTGATTTCGACGGTTTACATTTCCGAGATCTGGGAGGAAAAAAACCGGGCTGTGATACTGGGAATCCTGGCAGTTTGCTTTCCTGTCGGCATTGTCACCACCGGCAGCCTGAACCTGATCTTCTCCGACTGGCGCAGCGCATTCGGTATTGGTATTATTCCGGTCATTACATCGCTGCTCATTTTCCTGCTTGCGCCTGAATCAGTCAAATGGAAGAATTTAAATATTGCTGATAAAAAATCCGTCGCGCTGCTTACCGGCGAAAACCGCGCGAACCTGATCTCTGGCTCGATCATATTCGGCTCGGTACTGATCGGGCTTTGGGGGATATTCTCGTGGCTGCCCACCTGGGTGCAAACTTTACTGGCGACGGGTGAAAACGGACAGAAAGAACGCGGACTAGTTATGATCCTGCTGGGCTCAGGCGGCATTATAGGCGGGGTGTTTTCAGGAATGCTGCTGAATCGTTTTGGTAAAAAAAGAACATTAACAGGCGTTTTCTCGTCCTGCCTGATCATTTGCAGCATTTTGTTTTTGACCAATACTAAATTTTCAGAGATCGTATATCTGGAAACTGCCTTACTCGCATTTTGCTTTGGGATCAGCCAGGGCGCATTGTCGAGCTACATTCCGGAGCTTTTCCCGGTTTCGATCCGGGGTACTGCTACCGGTTTTTGTTTCAATGTCGGCAGATTTTTTACGGCTACTGCGGTTTTTTTTATCGGGTCTCTGGTCAGTGTGCTGGGAGGTTTCGGAAATGCGTTGCTCGTGTTTACGCTGCCGTTTCTTGTCGCGCTGGTCGTCACTGCGCGCAGTAAGTGA